Proteins from a single region of Cydia pomonella isolate Wapato2018A chromosome 13, ilCydPomo1, whole genome shotgun sequence:
- the LOC133524047 gene encoding uncharacterized protein LOC133524047 has translation MTSQTKTEVIVSTTENPEGVCMLFDICKEVKLYYESPVIFLTKTDFSDKAFNVMCTVHTILNEERDEKTKGRILDLIVDYQLQWLQYVNAIENFEQLVIDRTLPKEELYQAVNYTMDSMTYRLKHFQRLIEKNRSGLSNENHAILNAELEIVEEMHKEIAKALVDKLKCFRGIQSGPEFDIKLKSEVEDLLQWLDKISDNLAILLSKYVSFNVQHLSSDLTKTLQQIVEEFKTDESPSAKKMLEELKEKGKDLCSMVRSTASHDLEINKVVEKIAVLDDRIKRLEEENAHAALGALRYKKDFLEARLNSLDNLKTTLKSLHNLADYMPDVPLEELCECPDFFQMRIFNHALPSPERERLISEFCYLWDIAVNGKKKKSIISILSATEEKEEFTDELGIFYIDEYGRKIYKKPDEPTLYQCNESEILVPLSDDSEHVYFYDECGRHFLDPQTRQKIYKAHATASEFMMDSSGALIKLKEIRNGITYYYDNFGRYYINEENKRIYIEEDSTSEYENDGFGNLVRIRSQLDILEPCPDDENVTEDFNYLKRNVGVALRECIAKTIVAQPADPVKYLSTCLFKYRDNIEQREKRAREKEQLDVEREIRAAEEREALEKAAREAALLMAQGGSEASYDSNLVNYQHSPDILSTSSKQ, from the exons ATGACTTCGCAAACCAAA ACAGAAGTAATCGTATCCACTACAGAAAATCCAGAAGGCGTTTGCATGTTGTTTGATATATGTAAAGAAGTCAAGCTCTATTATGAGAGTCCAGTtatttttcttaccaaaactGATTTCTCGGATAAAGCATTCAACGTCATGTGTACAGTTCACACTATTCTGAATGAGGAAAGAGACGAGAAGACCAAAGGTCGGATTTTAGACTTAATTGTTGATTATCAGTTGCAATGGTTGCAATATGTGAACGCCATAGAAAACTTTGAACAACTTGTGATTGATCGAACTTTGCCTAAAGAAGAATTATACCAAGCTGTAAACTACACTATGGATAGTATGACCTATCgtttaaaacattttcaaaGATTAATTGAAAAGAATCGATCTGGTTTATCTAACGAAAACCATGCTATATTAAACGCAGAACTAGAAATTGTGGAAGAAATGCATAAAGAAATTGCCAAAGCCCTAGTTGACAAGTTGAAATGTTTTCGAGGTATTCAAAGCGGTCCAGAATTCGACATTAAACTTAAATCTGAAGTCGAAGATCTGTTACAATGGTTAGATAAAATTAGCGACAACTTAGCCATTCTGCtaagtaaatatgtaagttTTAACGTGCAACATTTAAGCAGCGATTTAACAAAAACGTTACAACAAATAGTTGAAGAATTCAAAACCGATGAGTCACCTTCGGCAAAAAAGATGCTGGAAGAACTTAAAGAAAAAGGAAAAGATTTATGTTCAATGGTAAGGTCTACAGCAAGCCATGACCTTGAGATAAATAAAGTTGTAGAAAAAATTGCTGTTTTAGATGACCGTATTAAACGTTTAGAAGAAGAAAACGCACATGCAGCTCTTGGGGCACTTCGGTACAAAAAAGATTTTCTTGAAGCAAGATTAAACTCGttagataatttaaaaactacttTAAAGAGCCTTCACAACTTAGCAGATTACATGCCGGATGTTCCATTAGAAGAGTTGTGCGAGTGCCCAGATTTTTTCCAAATGAGAATTTTTAACCATGCACTTCCATCTCCAGAGCGCGAGCGATTGATCTCCGAGTTCTGCTACTTGTGGGATATAGCCGTCAATGGGAAAAAGAAAAAGTCAATAATATCAATTCTCAGTGCTACTGAGGAAAAAGAGGAATTTACTGATGAACTTGGAATATTTTATATAGACGAATATGGCAGGAAAATATATAAGAAGCCCGATGAACCCACATTGTACCAATGTAACGAAAGTGAGATTTTGGTACCTCTTTCCGATGATTCAGAACATGTTTACTTTTATGATGAATGTGGAAGACACTTCTTAGATCCTCAAACTagacaaaaaatatacaaagctCATGCAACAGCAAGTGAATTCATGATGGATAGCTCTGGAGCACTGATTAAGTTGAAGGAAATCCGCAATGGCATCACGTATTACTATGACAACTTCGGACGTTATTATATAAACGAGGAAAACAAGCGTATCTATATAGAAGAAGACTCTACAAGTGAATATGAAAATGATGGATTTGGTAATCTTGTACGTATAAGAAGCCAATTAGATATTCTTGAACCTTGCCCTGATGACGAAAATGTTACCGAAGATTTCAATTATTTGAAACGAAACGTTGGAGTGGCGTTGCGTGAATGTATTGCGAAGACAATTGTTGCGCAGCCCGCAGATCCAGTGAAGTATTTATCCACGTGCCTATTTAAATACAGAGACAATATTGAGCAAAGAGAAAAACGAGCTAGAGAAAAAGAACAATTGGATGTAGAAAGAGAAATACGTGCAGCTGAGGAACGCGAGGCTTTAGAGAAAGCTGCAAGAGAAGCTGCCCTCCTGATGGCACAAGGTGGCAGTGAGGCTTCTTATGATTCGAATCTAGTTAACTACCAGCATTCACCCGATATTTTGTCAACAAGTTCAAAACAATAA